In one window of Nicotiana tabacum cultivar K326 chromosome 12, ASM71507v2, whole genome shotgun sequence DNA:
- the LOC107764945 gene encoding LOW QUALITY PROTEIN: ER membrane protein complex subunit 8/9 homolog (The sequence of the model RefSeq protein was modified relative to this genomic sequence to represent the inferred CDS: deleted 1 base in 1 codon) — protein MGIESTYGIHQNAYIKLILHALKHKTSAVNGVLLGRVSGDDTVEIVESVPLFHSQIGVLPPLEIALIMIEEYYCDKGLIIVGYFHANERFDDSELGNVAKNIADHIYRYFPQAAVLLLDNKKFEALSKEGKDRSPVMQLYSKDGSRSWKLVGSDGSIRLKIKEPSANIVLLDYISSGKWKDIIDFDDHLDDISKDWVNTELFN, from the exons ATGGGGATCGAATCAACGTACGGGATTCACCAAAACGCCTATATCAAGCTGATCCTCCACGCGCTGAAGCACAAAACCTCAGCCGTCAACGGCGTTCTCCTCGGCCGCGTCTCCGGCGATGACACCGTGGAAATTGTGGAGTCGGTTCCCTTGTTCCACTCCCAAATC GGCGTCCTTCCTCCCCTCGAAATTGCCCTAATTATG ATAGAGGAGTATTATTGTGATAAAGGTTTAATTATTGTTGGATATTTTCATGCCAATGAGAGATTTGATGATTCTGAGCTCGGAAATGTTGCTAAGAATATTGCAGATCACATCTACCGGTATTTCCCTCAAGCTGCTGTGCTCCTG TTGGATAACAAGAAGTTTGAAGCTTTATCAAAAGAGGGGAAAGACAGGAGTCCTGTAATGCAG CTTTACTCCAAGGATGGATCTAGGAGTTGGAAACTAGTGGGATCAGATGGAAGCATCCGTTTGAAAATTAAAGAGCCATCAGCAAATATAGTCCTTCTAGATTACATCTCATCAGGGAAATGGAAGGATATTATAGATTTCGATGACCACCTCGATGACATTAGCAA GGATTGGGTGAATACAGAGCTCTTCAATTGA